The Amycolatopsis japonica nucleotide sequence AGCCGGACCCGGACCACCCGGTTCTGGCCGGGTTTCTTGTTGTCCCGCAGAACAAGAGCGTCGATCCGGTCGTCGTCCCGGTCGAGGACGGCGATCCCGCTGGCGCCGGAGGTCATACCGGTGCCGATGGATTCCCAGCCGTCGGCCGCGAGCGCGGCGGACGGCAGGAGCAGGGGAAAGACCAGGGCAGGCAGAATCGCGAGGGAGGCGAGTTTCATATCGCGCCCCACTCAGCCGCAGGAGAGGGTGCCGGCGCGGAGCGCGTGGCCGCTTTCGTTCCCGTCGTCGGCCCAGACCACCTGCTTGGTTCCGGAGGCACACGTGGCCGAAATCGCGAAACCTTCGTTGTTGTAGTCCGGCATTCCGCTCGGCCGGTCGTACGTGGCCGTGACGGCGAACGCGCCCTGCCCGTCGACGGCGAGCGTCGCCGAGTCGCCGCCGCAGTTGTCGTCGCAGACCGCCCACAGCTTGCCGGTGGAAGCCTCGTACTCGAGTTCCATGATCGAGTCGAGCCCGCTCGCGAAGCTCGCGACGCGGGTGTACTTGCCGCCGGCCTGGTCGAGCGCGTAGGCGTAGATCATCCCGTTGCTCTCGAGGCCGACCAGGTAGAGGCCGGTCCCGTGGCCGGGGTAGCTGCCCGGGTTGTACGGCGCCTTCGTGCGCTGGTCGACGAACCCCTTGGCGGTGAGGGCGCTGTCCGGGATCCACGAGACGGCTTCGAGACCGTCGTTGGCCGACACCTTCGGCAGGTCCGCCGTCAGATCCCATTCGGCCTTGGCGCTGAGGGTCTTGGCCGTGCCGGAGACGTCGTACCGGAGCACCTTGAGCGCGCTCGTCTTGCTGTTGTCGCCGTCGCGTTCGGTGGCCGCGACCACGCCGTCCGGGGTGGCCACGACGGCTTCGGCGTCCGGGTCGCCCTTGCCGCTGCGGTAGCGCAACTGCTTGCCCGACGACCAGCCGTTGGCGGTGTCCGGCTGCCATTTCGAGCCGTTGCGCACGAGGCGGTACAGCGTGCCGGGGCCGTTCTTGACCGCCCAGAGGACGTCCGGGCCGCCGAACGACAGGCCGCTCATGTTGCCGCCGAGGACGTTCGTCCCGTCGGCGTTCGTGACGGCCGATCCGCCCGGCCACGGGCTGTTCGCCGTCGTGGACGCGGTCGCGGTGGCGGCGGGCAGGACCAGCAGTGCCGCGGCGACGGTGGCCACGGCGGCGGGTCGGATCCGGCGTGATGATCGGGGCATTCGCGCTCCTTCGGGGCGGACGAAGTGGGTCGCGGCGTGTCGTCACAAGTTAAGTAAGTTTCCTTACGAATACAAGATATCGCCAGATTCTCACGAAATGAAGCAACGCTGGGTTTACAAAAGGTGGCCTCTTGTCAAACGGGGTGTACATCACCTATGGTTTTGTAAACCCAGCCAATGGAGGAGGGTGCGATGAGCGAGATGACGGGCACGATCCCGGCGGGCTCGACCGAACGCTGGACCGACGGCAAGCGATATCTGTGGCTGATCGGCCTGGTGGTGCCTTCGCTCGCGTTCCTGGCCATCGGCCTGCACGCGGCCACCGGCTGGGGGGTGTGGTTCTGGATCGGGCCGATCGTGATCCTGGTGATCGTGCCGCTGATCGACCTGGTGGCCGGGCTGGACCGCAGCAATCCGCCCGACGACGTGATCGAACGGCTGGAGCGGGATCGCTACTACCGCTGGATCACCTTCGCTTTCCTTCCCATCCAGTACGCGGGCTTCATCGTCGCGTTCTGGCTGATCGCCCGCGGTGACCTGTCCGTCGCGGACAAGATCGGCCTGGCGATCTCGATCGGCTGCATCGGCGGGATCGGCATCAACACCGCGCACGAACTCGGGCACAAGAAGGAGAGCCACGAGCGCTGGCTTTCGAAGATCGCGCTGGCGCAGAGCTTCTACGGCCACTTCTACATCGAGCACAACCGTGGCCACCACGTCCGGGTGGCCACTCCCGAGGACCCGGCCAGCAGCAGGGTGGGGGAGAGTTTCTACCGGTTCTGGCCACGCACCGTGTTCGGTTCGCTGAAGTCCGCGTGGGGGCTGGAGCGCAAGCGCTACGCCCGGCGCGACCGGCATCCGTTCCGGATCGGCAACGACGTGCTCAACGCCTGGCTGATGTCGGCGGTGCTGTGGGCGGCGATGGCCGTGTGGCTGGGGCCGGGGATCCTGCCGTACCTGGTGATCCAGGCGGTGGTCGGGTTCTCGCTGCTGGAGGTCGTGAACTACATGGAGCACTACGGCATGCGCCGGCAGATGGTCGGCCCGCCGAACCGCCGGCGGTACGAACGCGTGGACCCCAGCCACAGCTGGAACTCCAACAACATCGCCACCAACGTGCTGCTCTACCACCTGCAACGGCACAGCGATCACCACGCCAACCCGACCCGCCGCTACCAGACACTGCGCGATTTCGCGGAATCGCCGGTGCTCCCGACGGGCTACGCCGGGATGATCGTGCTGGCGCTGGTGCCGCCGGTCTGGCGGCGCGTGATGGATCCGCGGGTGCTCGCGCATTTCGACGGCGACATCTCCCGCGCCAACATCCAGCCGTCGAAGCGGGCCAAGGTGCTGGCGCGGTACGGAACGCGCGTCACCGCGCCGTCGCGGCACGCCGCCGACACGCACGGCGACGCGACCGAAGGCGGGATGTGCCCTGGCTGCGGCTATGTGTACGACGAGAAACTCGGCGACCCGCGGGAGGGTTTCCCCGCCGGGACCCCGTGGTCGGCGATCCCGGATTCGTGGTGCTGTCCGGACTGCGGCGTGCGGGAGAAGGTCGATTTCGTGGCACCGGGAAGGGTCGGAGCATGATGAAGATCGAGGCGGACCGCGCGAAATGCGACGGGCTGGGCATGTGCGAGGCGATGGCACCCGACTTCTTCGAAGTGGGCGACGACGGCACTGTCGTGGTGCTCGACGAACAGCCCGGTGAGGAACACCGCCAGGACCTGTCGGCCGCCGTCGACGCCTGCCCGGTCCTCGCCCTGAAGCTGCGGGACTGATCATGGCACTGGTCGTCGTGGGCGCGTCGCTGGCCGGCTTGCGCGCGGTGGAGGCGGCGCGCCGGGACGGATACCGAGGGCGGATCGTGCTGATCGGCGCGGAAGACCACCCGCCGTACGACCGGCTGCCGCTGTCGAAGGCGTTCCTCGACGCGGAAGGATCCGGCGAGGTCGAGCCGTTCCACGGCGAGGACGCGTTGCGCGACGAGTTCGGTGTCGAGCTGATGCTCGGCGCGCCCG carries:
- a CDS encoding SdiA-regulated/phytase-like domain-containing protein, with product MPRSSRRIRPAAVATVAAALLVLPAATATASTTANSPWPGGSAVTNADGTNVLGGNMSGLSFGGPDVLWAVKNGPGTLYRLVRNGSKWQPDTANGWSSGKQLRYRSGKGDPDAEAVVATPDGVVAATERDGDNSKTSALKVLRYDVSGTAKTLSAKAEWDLTADLPKVSANDGLEAVSWIPDSALTAKGFVDQRTKAPYNPGSYPGHGTGLYLVGLESNGMIYAYALDQAGGKYTRVASFASGLDSIMELEYEASTGKLWAVCDDNCGGDSATLAVDGQGAFAVTATYDRPSGMPDYNNEGFAISATCASGTKQVVWADDGNESGHALRAGTLSCG
- a CDS encoding fatty acid desaturase; this encodes MSEMTGTIPAGSTERWTDGKRYLWLIGLVVPSLAFLAIGLHAATGWGVWFWIGPIVILVIVPLIDLVAGLDRSNPPDDVIERLERDRYYRWITFAFLPIQYAGFIVAFWLIARGDLSVADKIGLAISIGCIGGIGINTAHELGHKKESHERWLSKIALAQSFYGHFYIEHNRGHHVRVATPEDPASSRVGESFYRFWPRTVFGSLKSAWGLERKRYARRDRHPFRIGNDVLNAWLMSAVLWAAMAVWLGPGILPYLVIQAVVGFSLLEVVNYMEHYGMRRQMVGPPNRRRYERVDPSHSWNSNNIATNVLLYHLQRHSDHHANPTRRYQTLRDFAESPVLPTGYAGMIVLALVPPVWRRVMDPRVLAHFDGDISRANIQPSKRAKVLARYGTRVTAPSRHAADTHGDATEGGMCPGCGYVYDEKLGDPREGFPAGTPWSAIPDSWCCPDCGVREKVDFVAPGRVGA
- a CDS encoding ferredoxin; the protein is MMKIEADRAKCDGLGMCEAMAPDFFEVGDDGTVVVLDEQPGEEHRQDLSAAVDACPVLALKLRD